From one Magnolia sinica isolate HGM2019 chromosome 18, MsV1, whole genome shotgun sequence genomic stretch:
- the LOC131233393 gene encoding putative clathrin assembly protein At5g57200 isoform X2, which yields MCIDQLHYLQVGLERNVMNKGPPVLSMEESCAKEIQEPPQLNIEPALQPPMPAADTGDLLGLNEINPDTAVIEESNAMALAIVPPAFSNPNYMPGVVSREERFIWFGNLSNKP from the exons ATGTGTATTGATCAATTGCATTACTTACAAGTAGGACTCGAGAGAAATGTGATGAATAAGGGTCCACCTGTACTATCCATGGAAGAAAG CTGTGCCAAAGAGATACAAGAACCTCCTCAGCTCAACATTGAGCCTGCACTTCAACCACCTATGCCAGCTGCAGACACTGGAGATTTGTTG GGCTTGAACGAGATTAATCCTGATACCGCTGTAATTGAGGAAAGCAACGCAATGGCTCTTGCCATAGTACCACCTG CTTTTTCCAATCCAAATTACATGCCAGGAGTTGTGAGTAGAGAAGAAAGGTTCATTTGGTTTGGGAATCTCAGTAACAAACCATGA
- the LOC131233393 gene encoding uncharacterized protein LOC131233393 isoform X1, producing the protein MCIDQLHYLQVGLERNVMNKGPPVLSMEESCASCAKEIQEPPQLNIEPALQPPMPAADTGDLLGLNEINPDTAVIEESNAMALAIVPPAFSNPNYMPGVVSREERFIWFGNLSNKP; encoded by the exons ATGTGTATTGATCAATTGCATTACTTACAAGTAGGACTCGAGAGAAATGTGATGAATAAGGGTCCACCTGTACTATCCATGGAAGAAAG CTGTGCCAGCTGTGCCAAAGAGATACAAGAACCTCCTCAGCTCAACATTGAGCCTGCACTTCAACCACCTATGCCAGCTGCAGACACTGGAGATTTGTTG GGCTTGAACGAGATTAATCCTGATACCGCTGTAATTGAGGAAAGCAACGCAATGGCTCTTGCCATAGTACCACCTG CTTTTTCCAATCCAAATTACATGCCAGGAGTTGTGAGTAGAGAAGAAAGGTTCATTTGGTTTGGGAATCTCAGTAACAAACCATGA